Proteins found in one Amycolatopsis umgeniensis genomic segment:
- a CDS encoding DoxX family protein — protein MFARFKDVALLLGRIGVGVVFLAHGLQKWENGIDGTAKFFEQTGIPLPTLAAIFAIAVEIVGAILFIVGFLTPLVGLGFVVVSVGALLSVHLDNGLTGQGGYELVLVLAVAGLAIGFNAGKLSLDHVLFGRKREAKQLQDA, from the coding sequence ATGTTCGCTCGTTTCAAGGATGTCGCCCTTCTGCTGGGCCGGATCGGTGTCGGTGTGGTCTTCCTCGCACACGGCCTGCAGAAGTGGGAAAACGGGATCGACGGCACCGCGAAGTTCTTCGAGCAGACAGGCATCCCGCTGCCGACACTCGCGGCGATCTTCGCGATCGCGGTGGAGATCGTGGGAGCCATCTTGTTCATCGTCGGTTTCCTGACGCCGCTGGTCGGCCTCGGCTTCGTCGTGGTCTCCGTCGGCGCACTGCTCTCGGTGCACCTCGACAACGGCCTGACCGGTCAGGGTGGCTACGAACTCGTCCTCGTCCTGGCGGTGGCCGGACTCGCGATCGGCTTCAACGCCGGAAAACTGTCGCTCGACCACGTGCTCTTCGGACGCAAGCGTGAGGCGAAGCAGCTTCAGGACGCCTGA